A region of the Perognathus longimembris pacificus isolate PPM17 chromosome 7, ASM2315922v1, whole genome shotgun sequence genome:
AAGCTCCTCAGAATTCCCTGTCTCGGAATAAGAGAATGATAGCATAAAcctaggaggagggagggaaggagttatGAGAAGAATTAATTGGAGTTGATTAATGAATGGTTCAAGGAGACAAATCAGGAACAGCTCCCCTCTTGAGCGAGAGCATCATCAGCCAGCctgcctctctcctttttttctccccctcttccttagTGTGGGTCTTGCTGTACTTTGGTTTCCTGGGGCTGTGCTCTGTGGTCACGGGCAgctgcattctctttcttcacTGGAAGAAGAACCTGCGGCGGGAAGAGCGTGCCCAGCAGTGGGTGGAGGTGATGAGAGCTGCCACATTCACCTACAGCCCACTGTTGTACTGGATAAACAAGCGACGGCACTATGGCATGAATACAGCCATTAATACGGGCCCTCCTCCTGCTGCCACCAAGATGGAGACTGAAGTCCAGAATCCAGATCCTCTGTGGGAAATAGACATCCCTGAAAGCAGAGCCTATGCTGTCCCGGACAGCAGCCCTCGGGGTGAGGGTCCTGGTCCCCCGCAACCTGCTCTGGTGGCCCCACAGCAGCCCCTTTCTTCCCCAGTGCAGCCTCACACTGGCTCCCCACTCCCAATTCCCATCTTTCAGGAGGTACCTTTTGCCCTGTCGCTCTGCAACCTACCTCCTATGCTGAACCACTCAGTGTCCTACCCTTTGGCCAACTGTCCTGAAAGGAATGTCCACTTCCATTCCTTACCCACACTGGCCCACAGGGGGAACTGCTTCAACACCAAGCCTTTTGCTTCAGAACTGTAGTTTCCTCTCATTGAGGGTGGGACAGCAGGGACCAGGGGAGAGTAGAAAATGAGCTAACCTCAAGGTGGTATCGATAGAGGTCAGAGCCCATCTGGCTGTCActgtaagaaaaattaaaaggtcTAAGACTCTCCTGTGtctcctttgctcatttgagGGCAAATCCTTTCCTGTTTGGTGGGAGCACTTTGCCAACCAACTTGGTCCCAGTCTCACCAATATTGGAACTGGAGGTTGGCTATGGGGAGGTACACTGAGCTAGTACTTGTGGACAACTCAATATTCCTCCCAGTTATACCCCATATTTGCAAATTATTTAAGGTTTATGCATGGACATCCCTGAGGGGAAGGGCcactgactgtgtgtgtgtgtgtgtttgtggaaaAGCCCCAAACCTATCTGTATGGCTTCTCTCTAGCAATGGGTTTtaaggctttatttatttttgttcttaaggTGGTGGAATCTACCTGGGAAACATGCCTTTTATATTCAATCTCAAAATATGAAACAGACTTAAATGTTTGAGCCTCTCATTGACAAGAGCATCACTTTGCCTCCTGCCATTCTGCACGTGACTAAAGCCTGAGCTCTGTTCACTGCTTTAGGCAAAATGCTGCAATTCTTAAGGTAGATTTCTGAACATTGCTTTGTGTCTACCACTTATTAGTCTTTGATTTCAAGAGGAAGGAGTTCATAAAACTAGGATcaaaccagatttttaaaaatcagtaaggGCATGGGCTTTTTTTTGCAAGACAGTTGagaaagcaaatattttatttagacAAAATGGTTGATAACTGATATGAAACAGAACCAAAGTCATTTACACATTTCCAAAATGGATTGCCCTAACACAAAGATTTACATTTCTTAACATGAGAAAACAAGGTAGGTTAGGTTCATTTACAATACATGCGCTATCAAGTCACAGGAATACCCAAATGTGTTCTGGTTTGGATATGAAAGGACCCACATCTAGCTGGTGTTGGCAAGCAAGCCAATGAGGTGTGTAGCAAACAAAAGCTGTCACTAAAAACAGGCCATTGTGAATGAGCCCATCACAATCAAAACCTTCCACTGTGACTAGCAGGCTGGGTGCTGAGGAGTTATGTCTAgcaaaggcaaagaaaagaaactacaagGGAAAATGCAGAAGTAGAAGGCCCACTTCTCAGCTTTGTTGCATAGGACCTATTCCTGAGGACCAGGAACCTCTTCCTTCAGACAACACTGCATTCATCTGGAAGCCAGGTGTTTTCTTCCATTGCTTCTCTTTCCACATTACTTGTCTGACTTGATTTATGATGAGTtcgggctggtcttgaactcttgatccttctGCCACAGCCTCCCCAGAACAAGGATTACAGATTATTGGACTTTAGGTTAGTATAACTCCAGAAATTAGTGTTTTGAAATTTAGGAGCAAAGCACTAGGAATCACCAGACTTTAGAGATACAATGATTTGAAACCAAAGGCAAACATTACTACCcaatctttttctcaaagctgagaGGTGGCAGGTGAGGCTTCACTACAGCTCAATGCAGGCACAGGTTGGTAACTTAGGACAACATACAAATGAAAATCCCAAATCAACATTGTGTGATAGGCTTTTGTGGCTCTTAAGCCAGTGAGTCTGTTCAACTTTGAACAAAGGAAGTGCAAGATACCAACCTCTGTCCAGGACAAATGACAAAGGGTATCATGGGGCTAAGTGTAGTACAGACACTCTACTGTCTTGATGGAGGAGGGGATGGCACTATACATGGCTCAGGGGCGATGCTGGAAGACAAGTTCCAGATGGGAAGAAGGAAAACTAAAAAACTGACTTTCCCATATGGATAGCTAGGAGATGCAAAACAAAAGTACATACCACAAAGAGTTAAGGTGTCCTGAAAGTATTTGCCTATGAATAAGAACTCGAAACTAAAAAGGACAAGCTACATTACCCtcaatatatttcatataaatcaGTTCTCAAAAAAATACCTTCCAGGTACAGACACACTATCTATGGTACGAAGTATACAAATATAGCAGTATAATTCAATTTATTGCTAGAACTTTATTTGGTTGTTACAAAATTCGTAAGagtgtatatattaaaaaaaaaaagaggtgtatatgggaagggcagggaaggcagcTAGAAGACCAAGAGTTATCTTCAAGTTACCTAAAGTGCCTGGCTACTTTTAAACTATATTAACCTttccaaaaaaaaggaaatagcacAAATGGGTAAgggaaatgttaaagaaaaaaaacttacaaaaggTAAAAACTTAAATCATAATGATGTAAGTAGATATATTTATTCATGGAAAGACTTTGTCTCACTTTAAGTAAACTTCAAAACTTCTTGAAAAACATTAAAGTTAGCCAACACAAAGCTGACCatcatgtaaagaaaaaaactaggCTTTAAATATTTAAGGGTACTGGACTGTATCCACAGCTGAGAGCAACTTGGACAAGTGAAATGGAAATGTTCTCTACTAAAGAAGCTTCTCTTGTTTCTCCCTGACTTGGCTACAGCAAGAGTAAATTTGGTTAAGTTTTCCTTTAGCGTTGCCCAAAGACGGCTTCCAGGAGCAACACTAACTCACCAGTCTAACTCAGTGTACAGGTGATCAGAAGGTCCTTCTAGCCCGGGACCTTTGGTGGCAGGTCCACGTAAGTAAAGGGCTTCTACCATCTTGTGAAGGCTCCTGCTCCAGGCCTGCTTGCTGTAGCTTAGCACCTTCTGGGCAGAGAACCTCTGACAAGTTTGAGCTGATTTTCACTTCATACTCTCTTTTTACATTAGTCATCCTACCAAGAAATCTATCATATTCTCACTTAGCCCCTATGTAGGGTCAAAAGCAGAAGCTTCTGGGGTCAAAAGCAGAAGCATAGCTTTCTTCAAATATCCTCGTGGCCAGTTTACAGTGGTGACCAGGGACTTGGGCTCTGCCATAATAGAATGGAGGGCATCCTGAAAGTAGGAGAGAGCTATAGCTTTAAGATAGACTTGAATGGTGGGTATGGTGGGTAGGGGGAGATAATCTAGCTTACTTGGGAGGAAAATAAAGATCCTCACTGGATAATTTTTTATCTCAAAAACCCTAACAGAGgattaaaaatgagaaagatCCTCCACAGACTTCTCTGGTTCCTGGATTGGGGTTAACTGAGAAAACaggaacaaagacccagaatctGACTTTCCTGAGCCTGGAGCTAAGCTGTCTCCAGTGTCCATTCCCTGAATCAACAcccccagctcccaggccaaACCCCAGGCAGCACCTGGGCTGAGGGATACCTTAAGGAGTTGCAGACATAGTTTTAACTGCTATGCAGATCAGATTAACAATCTTGAATAAATCATTTGTTCACATCCTGCTCAAAAGTTTTCTTCCTACTTTCCACACAATATGCAcaatctttctttcattttaaatatttacaagcagaaaaggtctatcttttaaagaaaagacaGTTTCTGAGTCTCTATAAAGTGCAGCTAATTTAAGGcaaatttatatgaaatataaaaggTGGCTATTCTCTTTCTATATACACTTTCCAGTTTTAAAAGATAAGGTCTCCTCTCcttaaaaaaaggagagagagagaaaagaaaaaaaaggactttattattttttccaggtaattttaaaatgtaagagcTTACTGGTTTCAAGAAACCATAGATTTCTGACTATCATATTATAAGTaatatggttttctttttaaaaaaataatttttatatagctTTTTCAAACAAGTTAAAAGGTGGCAATGTGTCTGCTACAGTAGTTTGGAGGACATGAGAGGCAATTGGGTTGGAAAAagggttgtttttgttgggtAAGTAGATTTTAGGTAGTTTAGGGTCTATCTCCATTTCCAAGTATGCCTTATGAAGCTAGACGCCCAAAGCTACTCTAAGCTCCAGGAACGAGTATCTTCCATCTGCATTGGAATCAAATGCTCTCAAGCTTTCTTCTTCTGGCATGGAAGAGCCTAGGAGATTCCAGATTTCTTGGTAGGTCAACTTCCCATTCATATCTTGGCCACTCTTGTGGAACAAATTCTGAAGATCtgtcaaaaggaaatgcaaaaaatGTGCTTATGCATATGGCTAAGTATAGCGTCAAGCCAGGTgagccagtagttcatgcctgcaatcttagctacttaggaggttgagacctggaggattatgCTTCAAAAGCaggccagggagaaaagtctatgagactccatctccaattaatccctcaAAAGCCaagctggtggcatggctcaagtggtagagaatcagcaatgagcaagcaagcacaatactctgggttcaagccccagtagcagggGGAAAAATTAGCCTCGAAtgactttaaaacaataaaagaaaagctaCTTTGCAGATATCATTTCAAAAAGGCAACGTTTAAGATCTCTAttgttttggccaatcctggggcttcaactcagggcctgagcactgtccctggctttgttttgctcaaggctagtactctacctcttgagccacagtgctacttcaggccttttctgttcatgtggtgctgaggaattgaacctagggtttcgtgcatactaagcaagtactttaccactaagccacattcccagctcaatgTTTAGGATCTCACTGAATGATAAAGACTATTTTTccaattctttaaaaacaagAGGAATACTATGGCACTATCTTCCCACAGTGACACACCGGAGAAATGCATGGTCTGGCTTTCTCCCTGGATAGAGTCTTCCCTTTAGATTTCTTTCCCTTTACtttaggaaggaaggacaagaagCACAGTATCTTATTTGATAGGAACTAGTCTGTAAAGCAGACCATGGCATACTGTCAGATTTCTTGTTGGATGGCTGAGTGGGGAATGGAGGAATGCTTTGGAAGTATATAAGCGGtgacaatcctccaaactcaatTTCAGTAGAGAAACCAAAGCTCAAAAGTGAAAGTAACTTGCCTAAGACTGCATGGAGTCTTAGAATTGGACTAGAGAACATGTTTTCTTATTATGTAGTCTGGTGCTCTTTCTATGAGGTGTCAGCTCCAGAACCAGAGACTCAGATTACAGTTAGCTGTTACTTCATAGTCATCAGGATAGCCATCATCAAAAAGTGTTGGTGACACCGGGTGcacgtggctcacacctaaacaCGAGGcttaaaaaaagaacttgtgTTCCTATAACCAACTGAATGATTTAGATTCTATTACTAAAGAACGTCAATGGGGcttatgtttctttaaaaatcatttacaaCTCTTTGTCCTTTCTTCATTCATTGCCATACTTAGATTTAATGGGGGTACTGTTTGGTActcaggaagaatgaaaaaaggagaaatagattTGGGAAGTGAATCAAAGAATTCTTGCAAATTCCCAAATAGGGCCCTACTCTCACTCCTGTCACAGACTGGGCAATACAGTTAGTAAAACCTCAAAAGCTCTCTCAGAGCCAGAAAAATGAGTGGGGAACTTTGTCCAGATGCCTGTCACCAAGTGCtagatttcgtgtgtgtgtgattgtgtgtgagtgtgtgtgtgtgtgtgtgtgtgtgatgtctaTGCCCCTCATACCTTATGCTATACACTTGCTAACTGTATGCAAATTTTAAATGTCTGTTGGGATGTAATGCTTCCTGTTGGCATGGTATCTAAGTTGAAGTAAAGGGCCAGAGAAAGCTAAGTGGAGAAATATGGGTGATTTTCCAGGTAGTTAGCAAATGCCAGGAGGGCTTGACATCACAATAAAGAGCAGAACACACTACTGGAAGGCAAATATACTTTGTGAATCATCTTCCTATGATGTTTCTCTTGCTGACTTTCAGCAAAAGGCCTCTCATTTTTGAAAGATCATTTTGCTAACCTCACAGGACTGTCTTCATTTTTATGTCCTCTACAACATAGTACATTGCTTAAGAGTGCAAGCTTTGTTGTCAGTCAGCTTGAATTCTGACTCAACCACTTACTGAGTGCCCAGACTTATGTTCACAAGATGGTGACGCAAATAAAGTATGTGGTctgtaagtactcaataaatgctagatacttttatttttttatacaacttaaaaaaatgaatgttaatGACCTTGGCTGGGTCcaggtggttcatatctgtaatcctagttcttcaggaggctacgatctgaAGGATCACatgttgaggccagcctgggcataaaagtttgctagacttcatctccaaaataactagcaaaaagaagcgctggaggtgtggctcaagaattAGCACTCAGTCTAGCAatcttgaggccttgagttcaaacttcagcatCACACAAAATAAGTTATGACATTGAACGTTCCCATTACCCCACTGTATAGAAATTTACCTTCGATGCTAGAAATTTCTGGCAGGGAGATAGGTTTTAATTGGGCAGCTTTCTCAATTTTGTCTCCAAGAAACTCTGAAAATTTTGGCAATGCGGATGGCTTTGATGTAAGACTCTGCACTTGCTCTGTAACAAATACATATGCTTTAAGTATAGTCAATTCCAACAGCAAATTAAACAAGTATTTAAAGGTCACCTTTTAGAGAAACTGCATATGTACTTCATTTAAAAGACCCAATTGAAAATAAGTGGTAGTGATTAAGGAACATTAAAGGCTTGGACTAAGTGAGGTATGTTGGTGGGCAAGTGAAGATGAATCAGTATTATATTACATGAACATTTAAAGCAGAAGTACCCTGAAAGATGTTATGAAGGTGGAACATCCCTAATTTAAGAATCCAAATCTGAAATGCTTAAAGATCCAAAAATTTTGGAGTGCTGACATAAGTAGAGAAGTCCACATGTCATATCATGTGATGGGTCACAATCAAAACTGCCATCAGGCATGCATTTAGGGTATATATGAAATGGGAGTTTCACTTTCAGACTTAAGTACTATCTCATTATGTCTATGAAAGTTTtccaaaacttgaaaaaaatctgaaatcagAAATACTGGAGGTCTCAAACATTTTGGATAGTGGTAGTACAGGTTGGTATTATACTCCTTTAGATAGTAAAGCAGATGGTAAAACAGCCCAGTGGTTGGATATTAAAGATGATTTGACTTCCTTCCAGCTGGGATGGTAGGAAGACTGCTAGCATAAGATTATGCAGCACAGTATTGTAAGGTCTCTATGGTAGTTCTGCTTCTCACCTAAGAGAATCCAAAGGGGAATATACTGCTTTTCTAAAACTACTTTTTCCAAAAAGTGCTTGTAGGATGACAGATCAAAGCCAACAATGACCAATGCTTTTGTAATCTTCTCAAAGGGCCTAAATCAGAAAAGGCTAATTAATGCATTTGCTAATGTCGACTAATTGTATCTCTACCTAAAGCCAAGTGCCTTTCCATCCCAATAGTTCCATCACTGTGTGctaatgattttcaaaagggctaataatatttatttttaagtaaattttaTGCACTTACAAAAAAGGCTCATGAACAACATTTAGGGCTGCTTTAGAATTCACTACGACAGTACATTTTTGCCTATAATTGGATGCAGACAGCATGGAGAAGTCTATTTCCAGCTAAACATTACCCATTCTTCCCTTAATAGACTAGAGTACAAATCATGTACAAAATGGGCTTTTACTAAATGAAAGCAAAGTGCATCAGCTTCATCTCAGTGCGCTCAGGCATTACTCACTCGGTTCGATCAGTGCTGCTGGAATACCTTTTCCACTCTGTGTGGGAGGCAAGCCACCCAAGCCTGTGTGAAACATTCAAACAGCCAGCCCCATACTCACCTTCA
Encoded here:
- the Tex38 gene encoding testis-expressed protein 38 encodes the protein MDSQQDLSLPGMWVLLYFGFLGLCSVVTGSCILFLHWKKNLRREERAQQWVEVMRAATFTYSPLLYWINKRRHYGMNTAINTGPPPAATKMETEVQNPDPLWEIDIPESRAYAVPDSSPRGEGPGPPQPALVAPQQPLSSPVQPHTGSPLPIPIFQEVPFALSLCNLPPMLNHSVSYPLANCPERNVHFHSLPTLAHRGNCFNTKPFASEL